The Jannaschia sp. GRR-S6-38 genomic interval CCGTCACCGCCGAACAGATCGCGCAGGCCCGCGCCGGCGCCGTCGTCCTGATCGAGGACGAGGAGATCAACGAGTTCCGCGCCCTCCTGCGGCTGACGGCCTATACCGACCGCTTCCTCTACGTCACGCGCGAGGTGGATGGCGACATTCTCGAACTGCTCGACGAGACGCAGGCCACCGCGCAGCTCTACCAGCAGCTCGAGGCCGAGCGCGGCCGGCTGCTCTTCGAATTCGGCCTGCTCTATCTGGGCTTCGCGCTGATCCTCATCCTCGCCGCGACCTGGGCGGGGCTGTGGTTCGCCGAACGGCTCTCGCGGCCGGTCGGCCGGCTGGCCGGCGCCGCGCAGCGCGTGGGCCAGGGCGATCTGGACGTCCGCGTGCGTGAGGACGAGGGCGATGACGAGATCGCCATGCTGGGCCGCATCTTCAACCAGATGACCCGCCAGCTGAAGGGCCAGCGCGACGCGCTGGTCGAGACCAACATGCAGACCGAACGCCGCCGGCGACTGTTCGACAGCGTGCTGGGCTCGGTCACCGCCGGGGTCATGGGCCTCGACGCCGATGGCCGCGTCGATTTCATGAACCGCTCCGCCCAGCGCCTCCTCGGGCTCGAGGATGCGCGCTACGGCGAGGCGCTCGCCGATGTCGCACCCGAATTCACCGCGCTGCTCGACCGGCTGCGCCAGGGCGGCGGCGACACCGTGCAGGAGGAGCTGCGCATCGCCCGCGTGGGCAAGCTCGAAAGCCTGCTGGTGCGCATCGCGACCCGTCCCGGGGCCGACGGCTCGCCCGAGGGCTTCGTGGTGGCCTTCGACGACGTGACCGAGCTCGTCTCGGCCCAGCGCATGGCCGCCTGGGGCGACGTCGCCCGCCGCATCGCGCATGAGATCAAGAACCCGCTCACCCCGATCCAGCTCTCAGCGGAACGCGTCAAGCGCCGCTTCGGCCGCGAGCTGGAGCCCGAAAGTGCCGCCAAGCTGGCCGAGCTGACCGACGTGATCGTCCGCCAGGCGGGCGACCTGCGGCGCATCGTCGACGAGTTCAGCAAGTTCGCCCGCATGCCCGAGCCCGAACGCCAGCGCGGCGACATCGCCGCACTCCTGCGCGAGACAGTGACCCTGCAGCGCGCCGCGCTGGAGCCGGTCGCGCTCGAAGCCGAGATCCCCGCGGGCAGCGTGAAGGCCGAGTTCGACCCCA includes:
- a CDS encoding sensor histidine kinase NtrY-like, with translation MRASATGEGLTRSFLWSGRRQLNTILTLVLVVSGPVLVLLTFLSLTLRSPGEDGTWLRAVLLADLVYILLIAALVVRRLTRMIAARRARSAGSQLHLRLTGVFTGIALIPTVLTAVFATVTINIGLEGWFSDRVRSALGNSVEAAQAYAQEHRDDLTEDARGLAGYLNVAKRASFFMTDGDLRQLLGQGQELVQRGLEEAFVIDGTGEIRARGEASYLFDFEPVTAEQIAQARAGAVVLIEDEEINEFRALLRLTAYTDRFLYVTREVDGDILELLDETQATAQLYQQLEAERGRLLFEFGLLYLGFALILILAATWAGLWFAERLSRPVGRLAGAAQRVGQGDLDVRVREDEGDDEIAMLGRIFNQMTRQLKGQRDALVETNMQTERRRRLFDSVLGSVTAGVMGLDADGRVDFMNRSAQRLLGLEDARYGEALADVAPEFTALLDRLRQGGGDTVQEELRIARVGKLESLLVRIATRPGADGSPEGFVVAFDDVTELVSAQRMAAWGDVARRIAHEIKNPLTPIQLSAERVKRRFGRELEPESAAKLAELTDVIVRQAGDLRRIVDEFSKFARMPEPERQRGDIAALLRETVTLQRAALEPVALEAEIPAGSVKAEFDPTMMGQAFTNLIKNAGEAIETREEKGETDFEKRVRVAMTETPEGVEITIADTGIGLPQDRARLFEPYVTTREKGTGLGLPIVKKIIEEHGGTLELRDAAPGPDGHKGAEAVIRLPRIEEGP